One Paenibacillus crassostreae DNA segment encodes these proteins:
- a CDS encoding Gfo/Idh/MocA family protein: MRFGIIGTNWITERFIQAGMESDQFEIGAVYSRTEEQGRTFASKFDIPLVFTDLEEMVANDLLDAVYIASPNSLHAQQAICCMNYGKHVLCEKPISSNVRELRMMIETAQTKDVLLMEAMKSTLMPSFTIMKNNLYKIGRVRRYFASFCRYSSSYDELQQGAIPNTFNPTYSSGSLMDLGVYCIYPLVSLFGKPNTIESISVLLSSGTDGEGSMVLGYNKMDAIISHSKITDSYLPAEIQGENGTMIIDRISSPQNVKIHYRDGTIEDLTIPPVHNPMYYEIQEFIDLLECGKRKSSINSFTNSLMVAEIMDEARRQGGIHYPADMIKKC, encoded by the coding sequence ATTAGATTTGGTATTATCGGAACCAACTGGATAACAGAACGTTTCATTCAAGCTGGAATGGAATCAGATCAATTTGAAATTGGTGCAGTTTATTCGCGAACCGAAGAGCAAGGGAGAACGTTTGCTTCTAAATTTGACATACCATTGGTGTTCACCGATTTAGAGGAAATGGTCGCGAATGATCTGCTGGATGCGGTGTATATTGCAAGTCCTAATTCATTACATGCTCAACAAGCCATTTGTTGTATGAACTATGGGAAACATGTCTTATGTGAGAAGCCCATATCTTCTAATGTTAGGGAATTACGTATGATGATTGAGACAGCGCAGACTAAAGATGTTCTTTTGATGGAAGCAATGAAATCTACATTAATGCCAAGTTTTACAATTATGAAGAATAACTTATACAAAATAGGTCGAGTCCGTCGTTACTTCGCAAGTTTTTGTCGTTATTCTTCAAGCTATGATGAATTACAGCAGGGAGCAATCCCCAATACCTTTAATCCTACATACTCTAGTGGTTCCCTAATGGATCTTGGTGTCTACTGTATCTATCCACTCGTGAGTTTATTTGGCAAGCCGAATACCATTGAATCTATAAGTGTATTGTTATCTTCGGGTACGGATGGGGAAGGTAGTATGGTATTGGGATATAACAAAATGGATGCTATAATTTCACATTCGAAAATCACCGATTCTTACTTGCCTGCCGAGATTCAAGGAGAGAATGGAACGATGATTATTGATAGGATCAGTTCGCCACAAAATGTTAAAATCCACTACAGAGATGGAACGATAGAGGATCTGACAATTCCACCCGTTCATAACCCAATGTATTATGAAATTCAAGAATTTATAGACTTATTGGAATGTGGCAAACGTAAGAGTTCAATTAATTCATTCACAAATTCGTTAATGGTAGCAGAAATTATGGATGAAGCTAGACGACAGGGTGGAATACATTAT